CGAAACATCCTTTTCCGAAATACTTTGTAAAAACCGCCTTTGTTGCAGGATATTTCTTCGTCACCTCTCCTGTGCTCATTTTCTTCGTGATGAGAATCTCACTGCCCATAATTTCCCTCCCATAAAGATAAAAGAACGCTGAAATAAAAAATATTATTTAATGACATTATTTAAGTAAAGTTGTTCAGGAAACGAATCACTAGCTTACCCCTGCAAGGTTCGTCTCCAGATCAACCAATTCAACCGGCGCAATATCCTCTATTTTTACGGGCAGCCGCACATTTTTGGGAAGTGGATCAATATATTTTTTCCTGTATGCCTTGCTCTGCATACGGCAAGTGGGGTATCTCTTGCTAAAATCCGGATGCGTTACCATCTTTTTCCATATGTCCTGGATGGACATTTCACGCACATTCCCAAAGTTGATCGGGTTAAAATCACAAGGGTTGATATCACCGTATGCAGTCATATAGAATTGTGATTGGGCCCCATAGCAACCCACGCCCCTCGGAGAATTAATAATGGACATACAGTTTATTCCCATCGGATGGTCCATCTCGTGATACTTCTTTGTGAGGGCAATCAATTGTTTTCGGTCTTCTGCAGTTAGGATTTTTGACGTATCTTTTAAGAATCGGCCCGAAGGTATGCAATCAAAGATTGTGACCTCTGAAAATCCCTGTTCTTGCGCAATCCTTAAGAGCTTTTCAACCTTTCCGGTTTTGATACTCTCGCTGGTTGCATATGTGGAAATTCCGGTCAAGATACCAGCCTTTCGACAACGCTCGGCACCTTCAAACGCCTTTTGATAACAACCTGGCACTGCCCTGAACTCGTTATGTAATTCAGGCTCACTGCTATCTATAGAGATGTTTAAGGAAAATAAACCTGCCTTAGCAAGCTTTTGAACGTTTTCTTCTGTCAGGAGCAATCCATTGGTAAATATCATCGGGATGGCCTTGGTTTTATCCACATAGCTAATAAGATCATAAAGTTCTTCCCGTAGCAGTGGTTCGCCACCGACATAGATAATAAGACTGGCGCCAAGGTCCAATGCCCCATCCACTACAGTTTTTATTTCCTTTACGGTGAGCTCTTTTTTGGTAGGATCTATAAATGGATCTGCACTACAATGGATACACTGACACTGGCATTTATGAGTTATCGCCAGATTCGCAGTAACTGGGAATGCCATCTTATACAACATCATCCTCAACTTTCTCTCGAGAAACCGCATACCTGCTTGGCTAGGAAACGGCGGATTATAAAGGTTGTACACCTGCATACCGTCCACCCGGGCAATTACCTTCAAGGAATTAATCTTTTCAAAAAACTGGTCCACATAGGGTTGCAGCATCTTGCCGAGCACCCCTCCCGCCTTCCCAACAACCTTCCCTTGAGCAATTTCGGCATCGATATGTAAAAAATCAAATGATGTCATATTTTATCCTCCATACTCCCCATTGTAAGCGACTTTTAGATTTTTCTCTATCTCGCACAAAATATCATTTGCAACCTCAATAGCTTTTAAGCCTTCCTCGCCGGAAACAACAGGCTCTTTCCGCTCCACAATGCAATTCACAAAAGATTCAAGCTCCTTTCTGAGTGGCTCATAATCGTCCATTTTTATATGTTCTATTTTTAACAGGTCACCAAATACATAACTTTTCAAATCTGCAATAGTCGAAACATCCATTTCAGGGATGTTCAACGCCTTCAATGTTAATTGTGGCGATTTCTTATATATTAATGCATCTTTTTTCTGATAATCAATAGAAATATATGAATCCTGAGAAAACAACCTCATTTTACGCATGGATGTAAGAGATACCCTGCTTGCGGTTACATTTGCCACACATCCGTTCTGAAATTGAATGCGGACGTTAGCAATATCCTCTTTATCCGAAATAACATTTACTCCCACGGCATCAAATTTCTTTACCTTCGAACCGGTTATGTGCAGGATAATATCTAGATCATGTATCATCAAATCCAGCACCACACCAATATCAGCGGAACGAAAGGTAAACGGGCTTAACCGATGACACTCTATAAACCTTGGATTAATTGAAAGTTTTTTAATTGCAGCGATAGCAGGATTAAATCGTTCAATATATCCTACTTGAAGTACCAATCCATTCGCCTTGCTAATATTTATCAATTCTCTTGCCTCCGATACCGTTCCCGTCATAGGTTTTTCGATCATGACATGAATTCCTTGTTTCAGGAATTCTTTTGCTATGACGTAATGCGACTTTGTGGGTACCGCAATGCTTACAGCTGCGACTTTATCAATTATTTCCTTGTGATTTGAGAAACATTGCGTGTTGTACTGCCGGGCAATTTTTTCTGCCTGTTTACGCTGTATATCAACTACTCCAACCAACTCCACCCCAGGCAACTCTGTATAGACCCTTGCATGCTCCTTCCCAAGATGACCAACACCGACTACCGCGACCTTTAATCTGGACATATTTACGTTGCCGCTACCATCGAATATCGAAAAGACTCCCGATACCTTCCAAACTTGCCCTTGTCAATATTTCTCAAAAAAGCAATAAGATACTGAACCTCAGGGGAAATATCTTTTTTCTTTTCTAATTCTTCCAAGGCCTTGCTTTTATTCAATTCTCGGGAGCGAAATAACGTTCGAAATGCCTCTTTGATTTCGTTAATCTGCTCTTTTGAGAAACCCTCTCTCTCCAATCCAATGACATTTACCTGACGTAGCTTTGCCGGATGACCTTCAATCATGACATACGGAGGAACATCTTGAACAATCCTGGTATGACCTCCCACGTATGCATATCTCCCAATAGTCACAAAAGGTTGGATACCAACAAGTCCCATAAGCTTGGCACCTCTCTCTACCACAACATGGCCGCCCAGTAACACCCCATTCGCCAAAAGGACATTATCCTCTAGAATGCAATCATGGGCAATGTGTGCACATGCCATGAAAAAATTGTTATCACCTATTACGGTTCTTTCTCCGCCACCCGCTGTACCTATATTAATGGTCACCCCTTCCCGCACCACGTTGTGATCCCCCAGCACAAGAGAAGTACGCTCGCCGCGATATTTAAGGTCCTGCGGTTCTGCACCCAAAACGGCATTGGGATAGATAACATTATTTCTTCCAAGTGTTGTATTTCCAATCACGGTAACATGGTTTTTTATAACAGTCCCATCCCCGACTGTAACGTCCGCACCTATTATAGAAAAAGGCCCGATTTCAACATCTTTGCCCAAAACAGCGTTGGGGTGCACGATTGCCGACTTATGAATTTTCATCTCGCATTCCCCTTGTATGTTTCCTATTTTTTCCGCAATGCTATCATCATACACCGTTCAGCTGAATCATGCTACTCCTGCAATCTTCTCTGCTAGCTGAACGTTCAGCGAATGACCAGACCTGTTCGCAACAATACGCCCTTGAATGAATACATTGGCCAAATAAAGGTCTCCTATGAGGTCTAAAATTTTGTGCCTTACAAATTCATTGGGAAATCTCAATTCGGCTGGTTTCATAGAAATCGGCTTAGTTAACTTTCCGTCTTCATGCAAAATAATACTATTGTCATCTGTAACCCCTTTTCCCAAACCAAGCTTCTCGAACTCTTCAACATAGGTACTCAATCCAAATGTCCTTGCTGGAGCGATTTCTTTGCAGAAATTTTCTTCCGTAAACTCGATATCATACGTTTGTTGCTCTATAAAAGAGCCGTTAAAATCCAACGTGTATGAAAATATCAATCCCTTTTCGTAAGGCATTGCCATAACACTTGCGTTTCCACTACTCACGACAATCGGAGATTTTACGGCAAAAACTCTCTTTTTACCACCCAGTTCAACAATACCTGCCTTTTTAAGAATTTCCACAAACAGTTTGGCGCTCCCGTCCCCTGCTGGAATTTCCCGTCCGTTGATTTCGATTTCAATATTATCGATCCCTAATCCCGCCAAGGCTGCCATTAAATGTTCTACACTTTCAACCTCCGCTTCTTTATTTTTCAGAAATATGCGTTTATAATTATCTGATAAGGCATGAACATGTGCTGGCACCCGCGGCCGTCCAGGCAAATCTACGCGAACA
The Candidatus Brocadia sp. DNA segment above includes these coding regions:
- a CDS encoding radical SAM protein; its protein translation is MTSFDFLHIDAEIAQGKVVGKAGGVLGKMLQPYVDQFFEKINSLKVIARVDGMQVYNLYNPPFPSQAGMRFLERKLRMMLYKMAFPVTANLAITHKCQCQCIHCSADPFIDPTKKELTVKEIKTVVDGALDLGASLIIYVGGEPLLREELYDLISYVDKTKAIPMIFTNGLLLTEENVQKLAKAGLFSLNISIDSSEPELHNEFRAVPGCYQKAFEGAERCRKAGILTGISTYATSESIKTGKVEKLLRIAQEQGFSEVTIFDCIPSGRFLKDTSKILTAEDRKQLIALTKKYHEMDHPMGINCMSIINSPRGVGCYGAQSQFYMTAYGDINPCDFNPINFGNVREMSIQDIWKKMVTHPDFSKRYPTCRMQSKAYRKKYIDPLPKNVRLPVKIEDIAPVELVDLETNLAGVS
- the lpxC gene encoding UDP-3-O-[3-hydroxymyristoyl] N-acetylglucosamine deacetylase is translated as MDSAQKTIQQEVECTGVGMFRGGTTKLRLKPAPLNSGICFVRVDLPGRPRVPAHVHALSDNYKRIFLKNKEAEVESVEHLMAALAGLGIDNIEIEINGREIPAGDGSAKLFVEILKKAGIVELGGKKRVFAVKSPIVVSSGNASVMAMPYEKGLIFSYTLDFNGSFIEQQTYDIEFTEENFCKEIAPARTFGLSTYVEEFEKLGLGKGVTDDNSIILHEDGKLTKPISMKPAELRFPNEFVRHKILDLIGDLYLANVFIQGRIVANRSGHSLNVQLAEKIAGVA
- the lpxA gene encoding acyl-ACP--UDP-N-acetylglucosamine O-acyltransferase encodes the protein MKIHKSAIVHPNAVLGKDVEIGPFSIIGADVTVGDGTVIKNHVTVIGNTTLGRNNVIYPNAVLGAEPQDLKYRGERTSLVLGDHNVVREGVTINIGTAGGGERTVIGDNNFFMACAHIAHDCILEDNVLLANGVLLGGHVVVERGAKLMGLVGIQPFVTIGRYAYVGGHTRIVQDVPPYVMIEGHPAKLRQVNVIGLEREGFSKEQINEIKEAFRTLFRSRELNKSKALEELEKKKDISPEVQYLIAFLRNIDKGKFGRYRESFRYSMVAAT
- a CDS encoding Gfo/Idh/MocA family oxidoreductase, whose amino-acid sequence is MSRLKVAVVGVGHLGKEHARVYTELPGVELVGVVDIQRKQAEKIARQYNTQCFSNHKEIIDKVAAVSIAVPTKSHYVIAKEFLKQGIHVMIEKPMTGTVSEARELINISKANGLVLQVGYIERFNPAIAAIKKLSINPRFIECHRLSPFTFRSADIGVVLDLMIHDLDIILHITGSKVKKFDAVGVNVISDKEDIANVRIQFQNGCVANVTASRVSLTSMRKMRLFSQDSYISIDYQKKDALIYKKSPQLTLKALNIPEMDVSTIADLKSYVFGDLLKIEHIKMDDYEPLRKELESFVNCIVERKEPVVSGEEGLKAIEVANDILCEIEKNLKVAYNGEYGG